One genomic segment of Triplophysa rosa linkage group LG22, Trosa_1v2, whole genome shotgun sequence includes these proteins:
- the prr11 gene encoding proline-rich protein 11 isoform X1 encodes MAGFGGLGSVFQRRRKRNGSSSRRWAVKSKQPLRTSVTPTTPDPNDVKKVDILKETSVQDTKRQSSLRIEALFFVVGSVMQKCRNTISNTCSGFLNAFLFWRGYAERVESLHQKVEELQMEIAQLHSTLKLSREAKISGGTLQIPDGVHCFIPPPPPPVSLPPPPPPPPPPPPPPLPPIPSIFTIPIKSAKPPSLKEKSDVPVAVTLQDLKAVRLRKVNVTNKTQLSPDKRRSQLVTLADLQKVCLRRPQSDVSVKFRSSIRRTPTKSSMNLRVQLRKVLMSRSPGGTPLQNKENEVKDSSLEISMTKALGNKRVSDITKELSPMKSI; translated from the exons ATGGCTGGATTCGGG GGCCTCGGCAGTGTCTTTCAGCGGCGGAGGAAGAGAAACGGCAGCAGCAGTCGACGCTGGGCCGTAAAGAGCAAGCAGCCGCTTAGGACTTCCGTCACACCAACGACCCCTGA TCCAAACGACGTGAAAAAGGTGGACATTTTAAAGGAGACAAGTGTTCAAGACACTAAACGACAGTCTTCACTACGTATTGAAGCACTGTTTTTTGTGGTTGGAAGTGTTATGCAAAAGTGCAGAAATACAATTAGTAAT ACCTGTTCTGGCTTCCTAAATGCCTTTCTCTTTTGGAGAGGGTATGCAGAAAGAGTGGAGTCCCTTCACCAAAAAGTAGAAGAGCTACAAATGGAAATAGCACAGTTGCATTCCACTCTGAAA CTGTCTCGAGAAGCCAAGATTTCAGGTGGTACTTTACAAATACCTGATGGTGTTCACTGTTTTATACCACCACCTCCTCCACCTGTCTCCCTTCCACCACCACCACCTcctccaccaccaccaccacctcctcctcttcctccaaTTCCATCCATATTTACTATTCCCATCAAGTCTGCCAAACCTCCCTCTCTAAAG GAGAAGAGCGATGTCCCTGTTGCGGTGACTCTTCAGGATCTTAAAGCAGTACGACTGAGAAAGGTGAATGTAACCAATAAAACTCAG TTGTCTCCAGACAAACGAAGATCACAACTGGTCACACTTGCTGACTTGCAGAAAGTCTGTTTGCGACGCCCTCAATCTGATGTGTCAGTGAAGTTTAGATCGAGCATTAGAAG GACACCAACTAAAAGTTCGATGAATCTTCGGGTACAACTTCGAAAAGTGCTCATGAGCAG GAGTCCTGGCGGTACACCCCTGCAAAATAAGGAGAATGAGGTTAAGGATTCAAGCCTTGAAATAAGCATGACCAAAGCTTTAGGAAACAAGCGCGTG AGTGATATAACTAAAGAGTTATCGCCAATGAAGTCCATCTAA
- the prr11 gene encoding proline-rich protein 11 isoform X2, with the protein MAGFGGLGSVFQRRRKRNGSSSRRWAVKSKQPLRTSVTPTTPDPNDVKKVDILKETSVQDTKRQSSLRIEALFFVVGSVMQKCRNTISNTCSGFLNAFLFWRGYAERVESLHQKVEELQMEIAQLHSTLKLSREAKISGGTLQIPDGVHCFIPPPPPPVSLPPPPPPPPPPPPPPLPPIPSIFTIPIKSAKPPSLKKSDVPVAVTLQDLKAVRLRKVNVTNKTQLSPDKRRSQLVTLADLQKVCLRRPQSDVSVKFRSSIRRTPTKSSMNLRVQLRKVLMSRSPGGTPLQNKENEVKDSSLEISMTKALGNKRVSDITKELSPMKSI; encoded by the exons ATGGCTGGATTCGGG GGCCTCGGCAGTGTCTTTCAGCGGCGGAGGAAGAGAAACGGCAGCAGCAGTCGACGCTGGGCCGTAAAGAGCAAGCAGCCGCTTAGGACTTCCGTCACACCAACGACCCCTGA TCCAAACGACGTGAAAAAGGTGGACATTTTAAAGGAGACAAGTGTTCAAGACACTAAACGACAGTCTTCACTACGTATTGAAGCACTGTTTTTTGTGGTTGGAAGTGTTATGCAAAAGTGCAGAAATACAATTAGTAAT ACCTGTTCTGGCTTCCTAAATGCCTTTCTCTTTTGGAGAGGGTATGCAGAAAGAGTGGAGTCCCTTCACCAAAAAGTAGAAGAGCTACAAATGGAAATAGCACAGTTGCATTCCACTCTGAAA CTGTCTCGAGAAGCCAAGATTTCAGGTGGTACTTTACAAATACCTGATGGTGTTCACTGTTTTATACCACCACCTCCTCCACCTGTCTCCCTTCCACCACCACCACCTcctccaccaccaccaccacctcctcctcttcctccaaTTCCATCCATATTTACTATTCCCATCAAGTCTGCCAAACCTCCCTCTCTAAAG AAGAGCGATGTCCCTGTTGCGGTGACTCTTCAGGATCTTAAAGCAGTACGACTGAGAAAGGTGAATGTAACCAATAAAACTCAG TTGTCTCCAGACAAACGAAGATCACAACTGGTCACACTTGCTGACTTGCAGAAAGTCTGTTTGCGACGCCCTCAATCTGATGTGTCAGTGAAGTTTAGATCGAGCATTAGAAG GACACCAACTAAAAGTTCGATGAATCTTCGGGTACAACTTCGAAAAGTGCTCATGAGCAG GAGTCCTGGCGGTACACCCCTGCAAAATAAGGAGAATGAGGTTAAGGATTCAAGCCTTGAAATAAGCATGACCAAAGCTTTAGGAAACAAGCGCGTG AGTGATATAACTAAAGAGTTATCGCCAATGAAGTCCATCTAA